In one window of Tumebacillus algifaecis DNA:
- a CDS encoding THUMP domain-containing class I SAM-dependent RNA methyltransferase has protein sequence MSKFTLIATAPMGLEAIVAREVKNLGYTDVVTENGRVEFQGDETAIARANLWLRSADRVQIKMAEFKATSFEELFQGVKAVDWQQWLPKNAEFPVDGKSQKSQLSSVPACQSIVKKAVVEKMREAYGIEWFDENGPLYRIQVALNKDIATITLDTSGAGLHKRGYRQLTAQAPLKETLAAAIIDLTRWKPDRPLIDPFCGSGTIPIEAALIGRNIAPGLYRDFSASNWPVVPQRIWDKAREEAKDLAQFDRPLEIIGSDIDPEVLSLANYHIRQAKVSDGIRLKNLPVKQLKVESQYGVLVGNPPYGERLGERREVEEMYKDFGLITQKLDTWSVFILTSNKSFEKLYGKRTDKKRKLYNGRIECDLYQYFGPLPPRRSFT, from the coding sequence ATGTCAAAATTTACGTTGATAGCCACCGCTCCGATGGGACTCGAAGCGATTGTGGCCCGCGAAGTGAAAAACCTCGGCTACACCGATGTGGTGACCGAAAACGGACGCGTTGAGTTTCAAGGCGACGAAACGGCGATCGCCCGCGCCAACCTGTGGCTGCGCAGTGCCGACCGCGTGCAGATCAAGATGGCAGAATTTAAAGCGACTTCCTTTGAAGAGCTGTTCCAAGGGGTCAAAGCGGTCGATTGGCAGCAGTGGCTGCCGAAGAATGCTGAGTTCCCGGTGGACGGCAAGTCGCAAAAATCGCAGCTTTCCTCCGTGCCGGCCTGCCAAAGCATCGTGAAAAAAGCGGTCGTCGAGAAGATGAGAGAGGCGTATGGCATCGAGTGGTTTGATGAAAACGGACCACTCTACCGCATTCAGGTGGCGCTGAACAAAGACATCGCCACGATCACGCTCGATACGTCTGGCGCAGGTCTGCACAAGCGCGGCTATCGTCAGTTGACCGCGCAGGCGCCGCTCAAAGAAACGCTGGCAGCGGCCATCATCGACCTGACGCGTTGGAAGCCGGATCGTCCGCTGATCGATCCGTTCTGCGGTTCGGGTACGATTCCGATCGAAGCAGCGCTGATCGGACGCAACATCGCACCCGGCCTGTACCGCGATTTTTCAGCATCGAACTGGCCGGTCGTGCCGCAGCGGATCTGGGACAAGGCGCGCGAAGAAGCGAAAGACCTGGCCCAGTTTGATCGACCGCTCGAAATCATCGGCTCTGACATCGACCCTGAGGTGTTGTCACTCGCCAACTACCACATTCGGCAGGCCAAAGTGTCGGACGGCATCCGTTTGAAAAACCTGCCTGTGAAGCAGTTGAAAGTGGAATCACAATACGGCGTTCTGGTCGGCAACCCGCCGTACGGTGAGCGTCTTGGCGAGCGCCGCGAAGTGGAGGAGATGTACAAAGACTTTGGCCTGATCACGCAAAAACTCGACACATGGTCGGTGTTCATCCTCACTTCGAACAAATCGTTCGAGAAATTGTACGGCAAACGCACCGATAAAAAACGCAAGCTGTATAATGGTCGGATCGAGTGCGACCTTTACCAATACTTCGGTCCGTTACCGCCGCGTCGAAGTTTCACATGA
- a CDS encoding aromatic amino acid hydroxylase, protein MKSHSTTTAALIPVPPHLTPFCVEQNYDKYSPIDHAVWRYVLRQNSAFLAEKGYGSYEDGMRVTGMSTESVPNIEQMNLQLSKMGWGAVAIDGFIPPVAFFDFQAHRLLPIAGDIRTLDHIAYTPAPDIIHESAGHAPMLHDPGYAEFLQFFGEIGAKALASKEDHDLYEAIRLLSIVKEDPRATALQVEEAEENLKRAEAAVIESSEAGDISKLYWWTVEYGLIGSVSDPKIYGAGLLSSMGESRALYRPHVQKVAFDLHTCSTKDYNITEPQPQLYVCENFDQLTEAVKEFAKTMAYQVGGTVSLKKALRSDNLATAVYSSGLQVSGTFTHLEYDAQGEAVYLKTTGPTMLAVANQMLSGHDLEYHGEGFGSPIGLIKGHDTPLEDFSDTQLDAAGLQVGNVTDLTFVSGVTVSGEVTYILREAGKIVLIGFDNCTVTHGDHVLFQAEWGTFDMAVGAVITSVYAGAADRAAWASSTFTKSALNTQRHEVTADEQKLYDLYQSIRNLREANSDDSGVQDLTARTVAVLDEAFPNDWLLRVEILELLAPKGLAPDLQAHIEQWLNELAATDEGLQELIENGINLAR, encoded by the coding sequence TTGAAAAGCCATTCAACAACTACTGCTGCATTGATTCCAGTTCCGCCGCATTTGACACCATTCTGCGTGGAACAAAACTATGACAAATACTCACCGATCGACCATGCGGTCTGGCGCTATGTACTTCGCCAAAACAGTGCATTTTTGGCGGAGAAGGGCTATGGCTCTTACGAAGACGGGATGCGTGTGACCGGCATGTCTACCGAGTCGGTACCGAATATTGAACAGATGAATCTCCAGCTTTCGAAAATGGGTTGGGGGGCTGTTGCGATCGACGGCTTTATTCCTCCGGTTGCTTTTTTCGATTTTCAAGCGCACCGACTGCTCCCGATCGCGGGCGACATCCGCACCTTGGATCATATCGCTTACACCCCGGCGCCTGACATCATCCATGAGTCGGCCGGACATGCTCCGATGCTGCACGATCCAGGTTACGCAGAGTTCCTCCAATTTTTTGGCGAAATAGGCGCCAAGGCACTCGCTTCCAAAGAAGATCATGATCTGTATGAAGCGATCCGTCTGCTGTCCATCGTCAAAGAAGATCCGCGGGCTACGGCGTTGCAGGTCGAGGAAGCGGAAGAAAATCTGAAGCGTGCCGAAGCTGCAGTCATCGAGTCGTCCGAAGCGGGTGACATCTCCAAGCTGTACTGGTGGACGGTGGAATACGGCTTGATCGGCTCGGTCAGCGATCCGAAGATTTACGGCGCCGGACTGCTCTCCTCGATGGGAGAAAGCCGCGCTCTGTACAGACCGCACGTGCAAAAGGTTGCTTTCGATCTGCACACCTGCTCGACCAAGGATTACAACATCACCGAACCCCAGCCGCAGTTGTACGTCTGTGAGAACTTCGATCAGTTGACTGAAGCGGTGAAAGAGTTTGCGAAAACGATGGCGTACCAAGTCGGCGGCACCGTGTCGTTGAAAAAAGCGCTTCGCTCGGACAACCTCGCGACGGCCGTCTATTCGTCCGGTCTGCAAGTGAGCGGCACGTTTACTCACCTTGAGTATGATGCTCAAGGTGAGGCGGTCTACTTGAAGACCACAGGCCCAACGATGCTGGCGGTCGCCAACCAAATGCTGAGCGGCCACGACCTTGAGTACCACGGGGAAGGTTTCGGTTCCCCGATCGGCTTGATCAAAGGGCATGACACACCGCTGGAAGACTTTAGCGATACGCAACTTGATGCGGCAGGCTTGCAAGTAGGCAACGTCACCGATCTGACATTTGTTTCGGGCGTGACCGTATCCGGTGAAGTGACCTACATTCTGCGCGAAGCTGGCAAGATCGTGCTGATCGGTTTTGACAACTGCACGGTGACGCACGGCGACCATGTCCTCTTCCAAGCGGAGTGGGGCACATTCGATATGGCGGTCGGCGCTGTGATCACCTCGGTGTATGCAGGTGCGGCAGACCGTGCGGCATGGGCTTCATCTACCTTCACCAAATCGGCGCTGAACACTCAGCGTCATGAGGTGACGGCCGATGAGCAGAAACTGTACGACCTCTACCAGTCGATTCGCAACCTTCGTGAAGCGAATTCGGATGACAGCGGCGTGCAGGATTTGACGGCGCGCACGGTGGCAGTTCTTGACGAAGCGTTCCCGAACGACTGGCTCCTGCGTGTTGAGATCTTGGAACTCCTCGCGCCAAAAGGACTTGCTCCAGACTTACAAGCGCACATTGAACAGTGGTTGAACGAACTGGCTGCTACAGATGAAGGCTTGCAGGAATTGATCGAGAACGGCATCAACTTGGCTCGTTAA
- the coxB gene encoding cytochrome c oxidase subunit II, whose amino-acid sequence MSSAAQKEISQIGGGQVGLSNFYLPEALTGTAKDIDGLFGMIVWIALVMFILVEALLVIFLIRYKRKHPDKHGKAIDGNTKAEVIWTLIPALILVFIGIYSTSMVYTIQEPPENVYEIKVTGMKWAWEFEYPNGAKSFNDLRIPEGENVLFKIYSKDVIHSFWIPEFRIKQDAVPGRETRFWVNADQLSGGENKYEKRVICAEYCGNQHSLMLADLQIMPAKEFTAWVDAELTRPKTDAQYVVQANGCTSCHTIDGGKSAGPTWKGLFGKKQIVNGQEVTVDEKYLEEAIVQPDAKTPEGYSTGMMPAFQMEPEAIKNVVEYIKSLQ is encoded by the coding sequence GTGTCTTCCGCAGCACAAAAGGAAATTTCACAGATAGGAGGAGGACAAGTGGGACTGAGTAACTTTTATCTTCCAGAAGCCCTGACCGGAACGGCGAAAGACATCGACGGTCTGTTTGGGATGATCGTCTGGATTGCTCTCGTTATGTTCATCTTGGTAGAAGCGCTCTTGGTTATCTTCCTTATTCGGTACAAGAGAAAACATCCGGATAAGCACGGTAAGGCGATCGATGGCAATACCAAGGCTGAAGTCATTTGGACATTGATTCCCGCATTGATTTTGGTGTTTATCGGGATTTACTCCACCAGTATGGTTTACACCATTCAAGAGCCGCCGGAAAATGTTTACGAAATTAAGGTAACCGGTATGAAATGGGCATGGGAATTCGAATATCCGAACGGTGCGAAATCGTTTAACGACCTGCGCATCCCGGAAGGCGAGAATGTCCTTTTCAAAATCTACTCCAAAGACGTTATCCACTCGTTCTGGATTCCGGAATTCCGTATCAAGCAAGACGCGGTTCCGGGCCGTGAGACGCGTTTCTGGGTAAACGCTGACCAGCTCAGTGGTGGGGAGAACAAATACGAAAAACGCGTCATCTGCGCCGAATACTGCGGTAATCAGCACTCATTGATGCTGGCTGACCTGCAGATCATGCCGGCGAAAGAGTTCACCGCATGGGTAGACGCAGAATTGACCCGTCCGAAGACTGACGCGCAATATGTCGTTCAAGCGAACGGTTGCACCTCTTGCCACACTATCGATGGCGGCAAGTCGGCAGGCCCGACCTGGAAAGGTCTCTTCGGCAAAAAACAAATCGTAAACGGCCAAGAAGTTACGGTCGACGAAAAATACCTGGAAGAAGCGATTGTCCAACCGGATGCAAAAACTCCGGAAGGCTATAGCACTGGTATGATGCCTGCGTTCCAAATGGAACCGGAGGCAATTAAAAATGTTGTCGAGTATATCAAGTCTCTTCAATAA
- a CDS encoding DUF2935 domain-containing protein, giving the protein MPTHQQAALFEHRFWLQIMGDHARFILATLSSQEKREVERTLAFRSSFDQLLATSRHHLSDEELIVLAQQAAQLTHEFRQFKLHLVSRQLTGEIALTLPPTFLNHMVNELEEYSRILNHLLQGKEPPVFHAVHHHLLWLPDASGHADGLASYTDMSEKLVIARAKSFSAHFSDLYLKAIEMAGFLRTGLQEFPPLARLNKESELEILLFMEFLNELEQMELDHTLLSTLSPLMPDHMYREECYYLTKLGAVSNLCQPNCDPTRPRVQD; this is encoded by the coding sequence TTGCCTACCCATCAACAGGCCGCCTTGTTTGAACACCGTTTTTGGCTCCAGATCATGGGCGATCATGCCCGATTCATTCTGGCCACCCTCTCGTCACAAGAAAAGCGGGAAGTTGAGCGCACTCTCGCGTTTCGCTCCTCATTTGACCAGCTGTTAGCAACGTCACGCCATCACTTGTCGGACGAGGAACTGATCGTGCTCGCTCAGCAAGCGGCCCAACTGACCCACGAGTTTCGCCAATTCAAACTGCATCTCGTCTCCCGCCAACTGACCGGAGAGATCGCGCTCACACTCCCACCGACGTTCCTCAATCATATGGTCAACGAACTTGAGGAATACAGCCGCATCCTGAACCATCTGCTACAAGGCAAAGAACCGCCCGTCTTCCATGCTGTCCACCACCACCTGCTCTGGCTGCCCGATGCGTCCGGTCATGCGGACGGCTTGGCCTCCTACACCGATATGAGCGAGAAGTTGGTCATCGCCAGAGCGAAATCTTTCTCCGCACATTTCAGCGACCTTTATCTAAAAGCGATCGAGATGGCAGGCTTCTTGCGCACCGGACTTCAGGAGTTCCCACCGCTTGCTCGATTGAACAAAGAAAGCGAACTGGAGATCCTGCTGTTCATGGAATTCCTCAATGAACTGGAACAGATGGAACTGGACCACACCCTCCTCAGCACCCTATCCCCGCTGATGCCCGATCACATGTATCGTGAAGAATGCTATTACCTGACCAAGCTAGGCGCAGTGTCGAACCTCTGCCAACCGAATTGCGACCCGACCCGGCCTCGCGTCCAAGACTAG
- a CDS encoding SIR2 family NAD-dependent protein deacylase: MEAIQTLARWIKESRYTVVLTGAGMSTESGLPDFRSASGWWQNIDPRTVATVEALESNYRLFQEFYAMRIRGLDVCKPHRGHHILAEWEQRGFLHSVATQNVDGFHQQAGSQQVYELHGSLRTVRCNTCAHQTAQTDFLAGKACPLCQGKLRPDVVLFGEQLPALPWQRALNDMRSAELMVVIGTSLQVYPVAQLPMMTQGRLVMLNAEPTEHDDRFDLVVTGKAGELLQALNSQL, translated from the coding sequence ATGGAAGCGATTCAAACGCTGGCCCGCTGGATCAAGGAATCGAGGTACACCGTCGTATTGACCGGGGCAGGGATGTCTACGGAGAGCGGGCTGCCCGACTTTCGCTCCGCTAGCGGTTGGTGGCAGAACATCGACCCGCGTACGGTGGCAACGGTGGAGGCGCTGGAATCGAACTATCGACTGTTTCAAGAGTTCTATGCGATGCGCATACGTGGGTTGGACGTTTGCAAGCCGCACCGCGGTCATCACATTTTGGCGGAGTGGGAGCAGCGCGGCTTTTTGCATAGCGTGGCGACACAAAATGTGGACGGCTTTCATCAGCAGGCGGGCAGTCAACAGGTATACGAACTGCACGGTTCGCTTCGCACGGTGCGTTGCAACACCTGTGCGCATCAGACCGCACAGACCGACTTTTTGGCGGGGAAAGCTTGTCCGCTCTGTCAGGGCAAACTGCGGCCCGATGTGGTGCTGTTCGGGGAGCAACTGCCCGCGCTGCCTTGGCAACGAGCGCTGAACGACATGCGCAGCGCAGAATTGATGGTGGTGATCGGGACGAGTTTGCAAGTCTATCCGGTCGCACAGCTGCCAATGATGACACAGGGGAGGCTAGTGATGCTCAATGCGGAGCCGACCGAGCACGATGATCGGTTTGATCTGGTGGTGACAGGCAAGGCGGGCGAATTGCTGCAAGCGCTCAACTCACAGCTTTGA
- the ctaD gene encoding cytochrome c oxidase subunit I: METLAATGDVKRKSFFRDWILTVDHKKIGIMYALTSIIFFFFGGLAAILIRTQLALPDTQVLEPQQFNQAFTVHGTIMIFLWIIPMLTGAFGNYLVPIMIGAHDMAFPRMNALSFWLFLLGGLVLFVSFFVGAVPDVGWTAYPPYSIESQGAGLDFWITSVHILGLSSILAAINFIVSTWNMRTEGMTFNRMPLFVWANLVTSFIQLFGTPALAGAVTTLLLDRHFGTVFYNVQAGGDPMLYQHLFWFYSHPAVYVMIIPAMGIVSEILPVFARKPIFGYKAIAYSSIMIGLLGFMVWAHHMFVAGMQMTEGIPFMITSMIIAVPTSIKIFNWLATLWGGQIKYTTPMLFVSLGFLGLFTIGGLSGIMLGAVPLDLHLHDTYFVVAHFHYVVFGGSMTAIMAGMFFWFPKVTGRMYHEKFGQVAFWMYFIGTNLTFFPMHFIGMAGMPRRVFFYQPELTTLNQVATIGSFVIGIASLLLIANLVHAIFKGQKAVQNPWGAQTLEWTNASSPPTEFNFEEMPVVTSDPYQFGEKKDGKTLDDDGVTA; the protein is encoded by the coding sequence GTGGAAACGTTGGCAGCGACGGGAGATGTTAAGCGCAAGTCTTTCTTCCGCGATTGGATTCTAACCGTTGACCACAAGAAGATCGGGATTATGTACGCCCTCACCTCGATTATCTTCTTCTTCTTTGGCGGTCTGGCGGCGATCCTGATCCGCACGCAGCTCGCATTGCCTGATACTCAGGTACTCGAGCCGCAGCAATTCAACCAAGCGTTCACCGTGCACGGTACCATCATGATCTTCCTTTGGATCATTCCGATGCTCACTGGTGCCTTTGGTAACTATCTCGTACCGATCATGATCGGTGCACACGATATGGCGTTCCCGAGAATGAACGCACTGTCTTTCTGGCTGTTCCTGCTGGGCGGTCTGGTTCTTTTCGTCAGCTTCTTCGTTGGAGCTGTTCCGGACGTAGGTTGGACGGCGTATCCGCCGTATTCGATCGAGTCACAAGGAGCTGGGCTTGACTTCTGGATCACATCGGTGCATATCTTGGGTCTGTCCTCGATCCTCGCAGCGATCAACTTTATCGTCTCCACTTGGAACATGCGTACTGAAGGCATGACCTTCAACCGCATGCCGCTGTTTGTGTGGGCGAACTTGGTAACTTCTTTCATCCAGCTGTTCGGTACTCCGGCACTGGCAGGTGCGGTTACCACCTTGCTTCTCGACCGTCACTTTGGCACGGTCTTCTACAATGTACAGGCGGGCGGGGACCCGATGTTGTATCAACATCTGTTCTGGTTCTACTCTCACCCGGCCGTATACGTCATGATCATCCCGGCGATGGGTATCGTCTCCGAAATCCTGCCGGTCTTCGCACGTAAGCCGATCTTCGGTTACAAAGCGATTGCATATTCTTCTATTATGATCGGTCTGCTCGGCTTCATGGTTTGGGCGCATCACATGTTCGTAGCAGGTATGCAAATGACCGAGGGGATTCCGTTCATGATCACTTCCATGATCATCGCGGTTCCGACCTCGATCAAGATCTTCAACTGGCTGGCAACCCTCTGGGGCGGTCAGATCAAGTATACGACTCCGATGCTGTTCGTTTCCTTGGGCTTCCTTGGTCTGTTCACCATCGGTGGTCTCTCGGGTATCATGCTGGGTGCAGTTCCGCTTGACCTTCACCTGCACGACACCTACTTCGTTGTCGCTCACTTCCATTACGTCGTCTTCGGCGGTTCGATGACCGCGATCATGGCGGGTATGTTCTTCTGGTTCCCGAAAGTGACCGGTCGTATGTACCATGAGAAGTTTGGACAAGTCGCGTTCTGGATGTACTTCATCGGTACGAACTTGACCTTCTTCCCGATGCACTTCATCGGTATGGCTGGTATGCCGCGCCGCGTATTCTTCTATCAGCCGGAACTGACCACGCTGAACCAAGTGGCAACCATCGGTTCCTTCGTCATCGGGATCGCGTCGCTCCTGTTGATCGCAAACTTGGTGCATGCGATTTTCAAAGGCCAAAAAGCGGTTCAAAACCCGTGGGGTGCACAAACCCTCGAGTGGACCAACGCTTCTTCGCCGCCGACCGAGTTCAACTTTGAAGAGATGCCGGTTGTTACTTCCGACCCGTATCAATTCGGTGAGAAAAAGGACGGTAAAACGCTCGATGACGACGGTGTCACCGCCTAA
- a CDS encoding ABC transporter ATP-binding protein, translating to MTMFKQTIALFQPYKWRLLLVLLYAILGGAFATLPPILLGKLVDVVLPGVLTHVIGWLVASVFFAFLGKVIFESLQEFVQVKIGLDIITDLQLHAFRKLHRAPMSMFATTPRGDILFRLTHDVEAIQNLNSTVIPRFLQQMLGAIAAFVAVIAIYWPAALIMLCVFVIYLGPSYLLGRKVRKLSEVQRDMLADLYAHMQESIESIRLVRSFVTEEEETNTQTVKLNAWKKFAIYAALISKVNWRLGQMMQIASPGIVMLVGGFAVWQEDITVGTLVACIGFIPAMFNPIRALAENALLIQQAIPALHRIYEYLDLPEEQAAGLPVVGTVRGDLEMENIWFTYPGTEEPVLRGVTLEVQAGQHIGIVGASGGGKSTLIQLLLGLYSPEQGTVRVDGKDMMTHDRNSFRQQVGVVSQETFLLNSTLRQNLLYACPDASQAELDAAVQASGLSEFLEGLEAGYETVVGERGLKLSGGQRQRVALARAILRHPPVLIFDEATSSLDGATEERVQESLEQLMPGRTTITIAHRLVTVREADQILVLDRGVVAERGTHEELLKLQGQYYRLYMAQYSELEKEGAV from the coding sequence ATGACGATGTTTAAGCAGACGATAGCTCTGTTCCAGCCCTATAAATGGCGACTGTTGCTGGTTCTTTTGTATGCGATACTGGGAGGCGCTTTTGCGACGCTTCCGCCGATCTTGCTGGGGAAACTGGTCGATGTTGTGCTGCCTGGAGTGTTGACCCATGTTATCGGATGGTTGGTTGCCAGCGTGTTTTTCGCTTTTTTGGGCAAAGTAATATTTGAATCTTTGCAAGAGTTTGTACAAGTTAAAATCGGTCTTGATATTATTACTGATTTGCAGTTGCACGCTTTTCGTAAGCTCCACCGTGCTCCGATGTCGATGTTTGCCACCACGCCTCGCGGGGACATCCTGTTTCGGTTGACGCACGATGTGGAAGCGATCCAAAATTTAAACTCAACGGTCATCCCGCGCTTTTTACAGCAAATGTTGGGGGCGATCGCAGCGTTTGTGGCGGTGATCGCGATCTATTGGCCAGCGGCCTTGATCATGCTGTGCGTGTTTGTGATCTATCTTGGCCCGTCCTATCTGCTTGGGCGCAAGGTGCGCAAACTGAGCGAGGTGCAACGCGACATGCTCGCCGATCTCTATGCGCACATGCAGGAGAGCATCGAGTCGATTCGTCTCGTGCGCTCGTTCGTGACGGAGGAAGAGGAGACAAACACGCAGACGGTGAAGCTGAACGCGTGGAAGAAGTTTGCGATCTACGCGGCGTTGATCAGCAAAGTCAACTGGCGCTTGGGGCAAATGATGCAGATCGCATCACCGGGCATTGTGATGTTGGTCGGCGGTTTTGCCGTCTGGCAAGAGGACATCACAGTCGGGACCTTGGTCGCGTGCATCGGGTTTATTCCGGCGATGTTCAATCCGATTCGCGCACTTGCTGAAAATGCCTTGCTGATTCAACAGGCGATTCCGGCTTTGCACCGCATTTATGAATACTTAGATCTACCGGAAGAACAGGCGGCAGGCTTGCCTGTGGTTGGCACGGTGCGCGGTGATCTGGAAATGGAGAACATTTGGTTCACCTATCCGGGCACAGAAGAACCGGTGCTGCGCGGCGTGACGCTTGAAGTGCAAGCCGGACAGCATATCGGCATCGTCGGCGCTTCGGGCGGTGGGAAGAGCACGTTGATTCAATTGCTACTCGGCCTGTACTCACCGGAGCAGGGGACGGTGCGCGTCGATGGCAAGGACATGATGACTCATGATCGCAACTCGTTCCGTCAGCAAGTGGGTGTGGTGTCACAGGAGACCTTTTTGCTGAACAGCACGTTGCGTCAAAATTTGCTGTACGCATGTCCCGATGCGTCGCAAGCGGAATTGGATGCGGCGGTGCAGGCTTCTGGATTGTCTGAGTTTCTTGAGGGTTTGGAAGCAGGTTATGAGACGGTCGTCGGTGAACGCGGGTTGAAATTATCCGGTGGGCAACGACAACGGGTCGCGCTCGCTCGGGCGATTTTGCGCCATCCTCCGGTGCTGATCTTTGACGAAGCGACCTCCTCGCTGGACGGGGCGACAGAAGAGCGTGTACAGGAGTCGTTGGAGCAGTTGATGCCAGGTAGGACGACGATCACGATCGCTCATCGTCTGGTCACGGTGCGCGAGGCCGATCAGATTCTTGTGCTCGATCGTGGCGTGGTCGCCGAGCGCGGCACGCATGAAGAGCTCTTAAAACTGCAAGGGCAGTATTACCGGCTCTATATGGCGCAGTACAGCGAACTGGAGAAGGAGGGGGCCGTATGA
- the cyoE gene encoding heme o synthase, with protein MEQTVQSTSTASRVSNPVMEPGPLSESPTGTWRDFVTVTKIGITLANMMTVFAGLWLASNGQAAGATIFYALIGTALVIMAGTCLNNYIDRDLDKNMERTSKRALPSGRLNATHVLWLGVAFAVVGTLILTFFVNPLTAFLGLIGLFDYVVVYTMWLKRTSTTSTIWGGVSGAVPIVMGWTAATGNMDFGAWVLFLWMFLWQPPHFLALAIRRAEDYGKAGIPLLPVVKGFEVTKRHMIRYVAAMVPVSFLMYLVPNVGYTYLITSLVLGFGWLVLSCVGFVVKDTIKWARISFVYSLIYLTVLSIVMIVEPYL; from the coding sequence TTGGAACAGACTGTACAATCTACTTCGACCGCTTCTCGCGTCTCGAATCCGGTCATGGAACCGGGTCCGTTGTCGGAATCACCGACTGGCACCTGGCGTGACTTTGTAACGGTAACGAAAATCGGAATTACGTTGGCCAACATGATGACCGTCTTTGCAGGTCTTTGGCTTGCCTCGAACGGTCAAGCAGCTGGCGCTACGATCTTCTACGCACTGATCGGTACCGCGCTTGTGATCATGGCGGGTACTTGCTTGAATAACTATATCGACCGTGACTTGGACAAAAACATGGAGCGCACGTCGAAGCGTGCGTTGCCGAGCGGCCGCTTGAACGCAACACACGTTCTCTGGCTGGGCGTGGCGTTCGCAGTGGTCGGCACGTTGATCTTGACGTTTTTCGTCAATCCGCTTACGGCGTTCCTTGGTTTGATCGGTCTGTTCGATTACGTTGTCGTCTATACGATGTGGCTGAAGCGCACATCTACCACCTCTACGATCTGGGGCGGCGTCTCCGGCGCTGTGCCGATCGTGATGGGTTGGACGGCAGCTACGGGCAACATGGATTTTGGCGCTTGGGTGCTCTTCCTGTGGATGTTCCTCTGGCAGCCGCCGCACTTCTTGGCGCTGGCGATTCGCCGGGCGGAAGATTACGGGAAAGCGGGCATTCCGCTGCTTCCGGTTGTAAAAGGTTTTGAAGTGACGAAGCGTCACATGATTCGTTATGTGGCTGCGATGGTTCCCGTTTCGTTCTTGATGTATCTGGTTCCGAATGTTGGCTACACCTACCTGATCACTTCGCTCGTGCTCGGTTTCGGCTGGCTGGTGTTGTCTTGCGTCGGTTTCGTAGTGAAAGATACGATCAAATGGGCTCGCATTTCGTTTGTTTACTCGCTGATCTACCTCACGGTGCTTAGCATCGTGATGATCGTAGAACCGTACCTGTAA
- the hemQ gene encoding hydrogen peroxide-dependent heme synthase has protein sequence MSQNEALLTLEGWFALHDFRKMDWDAWKAASEEDRNQAIDELLALINKWNLNEEAKEGSTALYSILGHKADMVFMFLRPSLEELNAIETEFNKTSFADFTYQDYSYVSVVELSNYVNSPDANPYEDPQVRARLYPSLPKSKHICFYPMNKKRSGEDNWYMLTMEQRREMMRSHGMIGRTYAGKIKQIITGSVGFDDWEWGVTLFSDDALQFKHIVYEMRFDEVSARFGEFGNFLVGNILDAEGVRKMLNI, from the coding sequence ATGAGTCAAAACGAAGCATTGCTTACGCTGGAGGGCTGGTTTGCCCTGCACGATTTCCGCAAGATGGATTGGGACGCATGGAAGGCTGCGTCCGAAGAAGACCGCAACCAAGCGATCGACGAATTGCTGGCTCTGATCAACAAATGGAACCTGAACGAAGAAGCGAAAGAGGGCAGCACTGCGCTGTACTCGATCCTCGGCCACAAAGCTGACATGGTGTTTATGTTCCTGCGTCCGTCCTTGGAAGAGCTGAATGCGATCGAAACCGAATTTAACAAAACGAGCTTTGCCGACTTCACCTACCAGGATTATTCCTACGTGTCGGTCGTCGAGCTCTCTAACTATGTCAACAGCCCGGATGCCAACCCATATGAAGACCCGCAAGTGCGTGCGCGTCTCTACCCGTCTCTGCCGAAATCGAAGCACATCTGCTTCTACCCGATGAACAAAAAGCGCTCCGGCGAAGACAACTGGTACATGCTGACCATGGAACAGCGCCGCGAAATGATGCGCTCGCACGGGATGATCGGCCGCACCTATGCAGGCAAGATCAAACAGATCATCACCGGCTCCGTCGGTTTCGACGACTGGGAGTGGGGCGTGACCCTCTTCTCCGATGATGCGCTGCAATTTAAGCACATCGTCTACGAAATGAGATTCGACGAAGTGTCCGCTCGCTTTGGCGAATTCGGCAACTTCCTCGTCGGGAACATTTTGGATGCTGAAGGCGTCCGCAAGATGTTGAACATCTAG